From a single Phaenicophaeus curvirostris isolate KB17595 chromosome 23, BPBGC_Pcur_1.0, whole genome shotgun sequence genomic region:
- the SH3BGRL3 gene encoding SH3 domain-binding glutamic acid-rich-like protein 3 translates to MGSGIWEVGDGIRNVHYATGGGLGLPVSVPDAACPEPPPPLAAAVTCVRGPLPAPPSASPSAGSGRQRSMSTLKVYSTSVTGSREIKSQQSEVTRILDGKNIKYELVDISQDNALREEMRAKAGNPKAIPPQIVNGDHYCGDYELFVEAVEQNTLQEFLKLA, encoded by the exons ATGGGAAGTGGAATATGGGAGGTGGGAGATGGGATACGGAACGTGCACTATGCGACGGGCGGTGGGCTGGGGCTGCCGGTCTCCGTCCCCGACGCCGCATGCCCGGAGCCGCCGCCCCCATTGGCCGCCGCGGTGACGTGTGTGCGGGGGCCGCTCCCCGCGCCTCCCTCCGCCTCGCCGAGCGCAGGGAGCGGCCGCCAGCGCAGCATGAGCACCCTCAAGGTCTACAGCACCTCGGTGACCGGCTCCCGGGAG ATCAAATCCCAACAGAGCGAAGTGACCAGAATCCTCGATGGGAAAAACATCAAGTACGAGCTGGTGGACATCTCCCAGGACAACGCTCTCCGGGAGGAGATGAGGGCCAAGGCAGGCAACCCCAAAGCCATCCCACCCCAGATCGTCAACGGAGACCACTACTGCGGG GATTACGAGCTCTTTGTGGAAGCGGTGGAGCAAAACACCCTGCAGGAGTTCCTGAAGCTGGCCTGA
- the CEP85 gene encoding centrosomal protein of 85 kDa, with protein MLSELTYKMAALEKHSDLTLQPNSPSEPSTSQRSNFLETDWKTPVLSVKFQSRCPSAADSRDGGIGTSCSDSTEGSCNSSNGSSFQPIKTQVTIPTAHVMPSTLGASPSKLCSAGDQGCSQSASKTAMLGSASEHPGLMRNGDFNAGKSSQVPPRDLLRLYGTSGENGFEQCWHPVSDHMRTEDALKFDTPAIEHTLNQSLFPDTVCTDPLHRFQKFNPNSGTAEAGKDHYKVLPESKQVAGANGASESQDGAWLSGSRPMQAGLQANSFFSNSVTPSSRPWMQEACTLHPHERVCELSAWKQQLEKVRLQIEQMQVQNGGACHHPSVYSPSLSTPDPAQWINILNSNENLLKEKELLIDRQRQHISQLEQKVRESEMQVHNALLGCPASYGDVYMLRMQELQRENTFLRAQFAEKTESLSKEKIELERKLAAAEVDAKLIRESLKETMQKHAEELKKQEERVKGRDKHINNLKKKCQKESEQNRERQQRIETLERYLADLPTLEDHQKQSQKLKESELKRTAMQETVLALETELGDVRAAFREQEMQLETQKHKELELLSTVRSLQDKVQQCVKNAERGPPAQDVERQKIENDSLKKECDCLRKIANKQQKKMEQLSLQVKTLEEQVAQEEGTSQALKEEAMRRENVLQQLRTAVKELSVQNQDLIEKNLTLQEQLRQAELTTQPLPAETARLAQELHSELASCLQDLQSVYSIVTQRAQGKDPNLSLLLGIRSVPHSAKERDDLLSPDGLTKKLVEVKQLHKEVEDLRTAISDRYAQDMGDNCITQ; from the exons ATGCTGAGTGAG CTCACTTATAAGATGGCTGCTCTTGAGAAGCATTCAGACCTGACGCTCCAGCCAAACAGTCCATCAG agccaAGCACCAGTCAGAGGAGTAATTTCTTGGAGACTGACTGGAAAACGCCCGTGTTGTCTGTGAAGTTCCAGAGCCGCTGTCCAAGTGCGGCCgacagcagggatgggggcatTGGGACCTCCTGCTCAGACAGCACTGAAG GCTCTTGCAATTCCAGTAACGGTTCCTCATTCCAGCCCATCAAAACCCAAGTGACCATCCCCACAGCCCATGTTATGCCTTCTACGTTGGGTGCCTCGCCTTCCAAGCTGTGCTCTGCGGGAGACCAGGGCTGTTCGCAGAGTGCTTCAAAAACTGCTATGCTGGGATCTGCTTCTGAACACCCAGGGCTCATGCGAAATGGAGACTTCAATGCCGGGAAGTCGTCTCAGGTGCCACCCAGGGATCTCTTGCGTCTCTATGGGACATCGGGGGAAAACGGTTTTGAGCAGTGCTGGCATCCTGTTTCTGATCACATGAGAACAGAAGATGCATTGAAGTTTGACACCCCTGCCATTGAGCACACCCTTAACCAGTCTCTCTTTCCGGATACTGTGTGTACTGACCCGCTCCACAGGTTCCAGAAGTTCAATCCAAACTCTGGGACAGCTGAGGCAGGAAAGGACCATTATAAGGTGCTGCCAGAGAGTAAGCAAGTGGCAGGGGCCAACGGAGCCTCCGAGTCCCAGGATGGAGCATGGCTGAGCGGGAGCAGACCGATGCAAGCGGGACTCCAGGCCAACAGTTTCTTTTCAAACTCTGTAACCCCTTCCTCTCGACCGTGGATGCAAGAAGCCTGCACGCTCCATCCGCACGAGAGGGTCTGCGAGCTCAGTGCTTGGAAACAACAACTGGAGAAAGTGCGATTGCAAATAGAGCAAATGCAG gtaCAAAATGGAGGCGCCTGCCACCATCCCTCGGTGTATTCTCCTTCGCTGTCTACGCCTGATCCGGCCCAGTGGATCAATATCCTGAACTCCAATGAAAACCTACTCAAGGAGAAAGAGCTTCTCATTGACAG acaaagacaacacatatCCCAGTTGGAGCAGAAGGTCCGTGAAAGTGAAATGCAGGTTCACAATGCCCTGCTTGGCTGTCCAGCATCCTACGGAGATGTCTACATGTTGAGAATGCAG gagctgcagcggGAGAACACGTTTCTTCGAGCGCAGTTCGCGGAGAAGACTGAATCTCTCAGTAAGGAAAAGATTGAATTGGAGAGAAAACTGGCTGCTGCAGAGGTGGATGCAAAGCTGATTCGGGAGTCACTGAAGGAAACTATGCAGAAACATGCAGAGGAATTAAAGAAACAGGAGGAAAGG GTAAAGGGAAGAGACAAACACATTAATAACCTTAAAAAGAAATGCCAGAAGGAATCTGAacaaaacagagagagacaaCAGAGAATCGAGACCCTGGAACGATACCTTGCTGATCTTCCAACCCTTGAGGACCACCAGAAGCAGAGTCAGAAG CTGAAGGAATCTGAATTGAAGAGAACTGCTATGCAGGAAACAGTGCTGGCACTGGAAACAGAGCTTGGAGATGTCCGGGCTGCCTTCAGGGAGCAAGAGATGCAGCTAGAAACACAAAAACACAAGGAGCTGGAGCTTCTTTCCACTGTGCGCAG CTTGCAGGACAAAGTGCAGCAGTGTGTAAAGAACGCAGAGAGAGGACCCCCTGCCCAGGATGTGGAgagacagaaaatagaaaatgactCTCTGAAGAAAGAATGCGACTGCCTCAGGAAG ATTGCgaacaagcagcagaagaagATGGAGCAGCTCTCCTTGCAAGTAAAG ACCTTAGAAGAGCAAGTGGCCCAGGAAGAGGGAACAAGCCAAGCTTTGAAAGAGGAGGCGATGAGAAGAGAAaatgtgctgcagcagctccgGACCGCTGTGAAAGAG CTTTCAGTGCAGAACCAGGATCTAATTGAGAAGAACCTGACCCTTCAGGAACAGCTCCGGCAGGCAGAGCTAACAACCCAGCCGCTGCCTGCAGAGACAGCCCGGCTCgcccaggagctgcacagcGAGCTGGCCAGTTGTCTGCAGGATCTGCAGTCTGTCTACAGCATTGTCACTCAGAGGGCTCAGGGCAAGGATCCCAACCTCTCTCTGCTCCTGGGCATTCGCT CTGTGCCGCACTCTGCGAAGGAGAGGGACGACTTGCTGAGCCCCGATGGACTGACAAAGAAACTGGTGGAGGTAAAACAGCTTCACAAAGAGGTGGAGGACTTGAGGACGGCAATATCTGACAGATACGCTCAGGACATGGGAGACAACTGTATCACCCAGTAA
- the CNKSR1 gene encoding connector enhancer of kinase suppressor of ras 1 yields MEPVGAWGPVRAAAWLRGLDAAVQGYPFESWGLAGPELLRLSVGTLESLGVRRLGHQELLLEAVEQLRALDAELASTSLRTLTERLRELAQGVQSLVLGGPPAGATPSPPPLTLLARVIDLIGAAKGLFLWLNRYLFSTLNDFSASRDIVLLCAQLAETLQADSPAAERDGRILRICQHIMGICESIVSCSPAALLDRRAVLERVGLLLPPSPWGSPPISLDTPTLPPSPWGSPPISLNTPTLVHVPRGNLSTPTSSPDTLTLPSDPMRGSSPLLSTPLGLEITSTSSCLHFVSATNLEALAAHGGRILPGDEIVQVNEQVVVGWTRVNLAKKLLEKTSGVTLVLKKIPLDPPSSPPSPTQQLTGEFSDATDPAGTRSSECPGSPVSLTSSAAADLDSGPDSALDLVTDEEDREDERDSRLPRAAEGLSGCGAAEEAAAWEGGTPCSPGTPAAPGPCPVELSPLTAPVTGAGDTEPSQQPGEGSPQPGRRQKGVATRLSRRRVSCRDLGRVDCDGWLLKKKDHVGFMAQKWKRCWFVLKGHTLYWYNHPNDEKAAGLINVATYDLESSREQKKKYVFQLCHQRYKPFVFAAETLADLSMWVSRLITAKTKYTLAHQSVPDKEEDCYSETEAEDPDEESPKQGCDSPKKRPPNALEKAQLFLAGGEPSSAASSPQGSPQPCSPMDPTGEDLECLMQCLRQGGVSLIGQQRFLTQEQYRKSFIRRNKNPHINEKVHAVRALQSTLKAKLVELQALEQLLSDAALTSEKFRHWKEEHQELYQELRELWARQQGQDGDKGLGAEHGSPEAAAEP; encoded by the exons GATGCGGAGCTGGCGAGCACCAGCCTGCGCACGCTGACCGAGAGGCTGCGGGAGCTGGCACAGGGTGTCCAAAGCCTGGTGCTGGGGGGGCCACCAGCTGGGGCTACCCCCAGCCCaccccccctcaccctcctgGCCCGCGTCATCGACCTCATCGGGGCGGCCAAAGGGCTTTTCCTCTGGCTCAACAG GTACCTCTTCTCCACCCTCAATGACTTCTCAGCCAGCAGGGACATCGTCCTGCTCTGCGCCCAGCTGGCAGAGACCCTGCAGGCG GACAGCCCAGCAGCCGAGAGGGACGGCCGGATCCTGCGGATT TGCCAGCACATCATGGGCATCTGCGAGAGCATCGTGAGCTGCAGCCCCGCGGCGCTGCTGGACCGAAGGGCTGTGCTGGAGCGcgtggggctgctgctgccccccAGCCCGTGGGGCAGCCCCCCGATATCCCTCGACACCCCAACACTGCCCCCCAGCCCATGGGGCAGCCCCCCTATATCCCTCAACACCCCAACACTGGTCCATGTGCCACGGGGCAACCTCTCCAC CCCCACATCATCCCCTGACACCCTCACGCTGCCTTCTGACCCGATGCGGGGCTCCTCGCCGCTTCTGAGCACCCCACTG GGTCTCGAGAtcacctccaccagctcctgcctgcactTTGTGTCTGCGACCAACTTGGAG GCTCTGGCTGCACACGGGGGTCGCATCCTGCCCGGAGACGAGATTGTGCAGGTCAATGAGCAGGTCGTG GTGGGCTGGACACGCGTCAACCTGgcgaagaagctgctggagaagacAAGTGGAGTGACACTGGTGCTGAAGAAGATCCCCCTCGACCCACCAAGCTCGCCCCCCTCTCCCACGCAGCAG CTCACGGGAGAGTTTTCGGATGCTACGGATCCAGCCGGCACCAGGAGCAGCGAGTGCCCAGGCAGCCCCGTCTCCCTGACCTCCAG CGCTGCTGCCGACTTGGACTCAGGACCAGACTCGGCGCTGGATCTCGTCACTGACGAAGAGGACAGAGAGGACGAGCGGGActcgaggctgcccagggcggctGAAGGGCTGTCCGGCTGCG GCGCTGCGGAGGAGGCAGCGGCGTGGGAGGGTGGCACCCCGTGCTCTCCGGGCACCCCTGCTGCTCCTGGACCCTGCCCTGTGGAGCTCAGCCCCCTGACAGCCCCTGTcacaggggctggggacacagagCCCAGCCAGCAACCTGGGGAG GGCAGCCCTCAACCAGGACGAAGACAAAAAG GAGTGGCGACCAGGCTGAGCCGCCGGCGGGTCTCGTGCCGGGACCTGGGCCGGGTGGACTGCGATGGTTGGCTCCTGAAGAAGAAAGACCATGTGGGCTTCATGGCTCAGAAGTGGAAGCGGTGCTGGTTTGTGCTCAAGGGACACACGCTTTACTGGTACAACCATCCCAAT GATGAGAAAGCCGCAGGTCTTATCAACGTGGCCACCTATGACCTGGAGAGCTCCAGGgagcagaagaagaaata CGTGTTCCAGCTCTGCCATCAGAGATACAAGCCCTTCGTCTTTGCTGCAGAAACACTGGCTGATTTGAGCAT GTGGGTCAGTCGCCTGATAACAGCCAAAACAAAGTACACACTGGCCCATCAGTCGGTCCCGGACAAGGAGGAAG ACTGCTACAGCGAGACAGAAGCTGAGGACCCTGATGAAGAATCCCCCAAGCAAGGATGTGACTCG CCAAAGAAGAGGCCACCAAACGCCCTGGAGAAAGCCCAGCTCTTCTTGGCTGGTGGTGAACCCAGCAGTGCAGCCAGTAGCCCCCagggcagcccccagccctgctcgcCCATGG ACCCCACCGGGGAGGATCTCGAGTGCCTGATGCAGTGCCTGAGGCAGGGCGGGGTGTCCCTCATCGGGCAGCAGCGGTTCCTGACACAGGAGCAGTACCGCAAATCCTTCATCCGGCGCAACAAGAACCCCCACATCAACGAGAAGGTGCACGCGGTGCGAGCCCTGCAGAGCACGCTCAAG GCAAAGCTGGTGGAGTTGCAagccctggagcagctgctcAGCGATGCCGCTCTCACCTCAGAGAAATTCAGGCATTGGAAGGAAGAGCACCAGGAGCTGTACCAGGAGCTGCGGGAGTTGTGGGCAcggcagcagggccaggatgGTGACAAGGGACTCGGGGCTGAGCACGGATCCCCTGAAGCGGCCGCCGAACCCTGA